TCATCAACTAACTTCCATACCGGCATATCAAGGGAGATTTTCAACTTCTTCCCGAAGTGAGATTTGAGTTTACTTCTTAATTCTCGCTCACTTATTTTAAACAAGTCGTAAAGTGTACCATAATCTGACATAAACCACGGCTGTAAGCGAGCATCAGGCTCGATTATCTGTACTAGATTTTTTATCTCTCGCTCGCGTTTGATAACTCCCTTCTGATATTTCGGGTTAGGGTGCTTGTGCAGAATCCCGATACAACGAGCCGTACTTTTACCTCTCGATCGGAACATAAAGACTGTCCTTCCAGGAGAAATTTCCGGATAAATCGTATCCGTTTGTTGAATTCTTGATCCAAAATGTACCGCTCAATCCACGAATGACTTTCACGCTGTCTTTGCCACTCAGAGAATCAGGAAACGAAAATTGTTGCGCAAATCGGTGCGAGTCATTCATGCTCTCCGGACCTATGTAATCGATGATTACGTTTACGCCGTAAGAATTCTTCATGAAAAGCGAAATGTTGTCTAATGCGCCAGGAGAATTTTCAAAGTGATATACCAGTGAAAAGGTCACGAAGGTCCGCAGGTTGTTTGTGCTCGAATCTCTTTTCACGCTCGCATTTGTTCCAATGCTGTCAACGATGAACACTCCTGTTTTTGAAGATGGCGTGATTATGTTATCCCCTTTATTACATGACGTAATAAAGATCGATCCTGCAATTGACAATATGAAGAGGTGTTTATTCATGGGAATCCGATAGTTCAGTTGACCTGCTGTGCACAACTGATAGTATTATTCTTCCTTTTACTTCTCTCCTTGTTGGTTTCACAATGTACTTTCATCGCAGGCATTCGTGTTCAAGGAACATGTCGAATAGTTGATGAAGAGAAGGAAAGCGTCCGCAATTACTGCACTGAAATGAAAAACTTCAGCGAATCGATTGGTGGAACATTCGGCTCCCAACCACGATGTTCGACCATTACTACTAAACATGTTCCTGGCTTCATCGTACGGAAAAAGAAACTCTCGACGGTAAGGCCGCCAACCTGATTCCAGTTACCACTTTTGGGTCTGTAATTTGTGCTATCGATTCTTGCGACGATCGAATCGCTCACTGAATAGTCCCACTGGTAACCGGCATCAGCCGATAGATCCAACTCCAAAAGGAACCTTTGATTAGTACTATATGCAAGGGTCTTTCCACTGATAGTTGAATCCAGTTTCGGTTCAGTTGGAGAAAGAGAGTTACCGCTCTTGTTACAGCCGACGAACGTTATTAAAAGGACTGATACGATTAGAGTATATCGCATAGGACCTCCCAATTACTTGCTGAAGTGGCCACAAATCCCTTTCCACAACTTTAACGGACGCATGAAATTAAGTCAAGTCCGATGAAATGGGTCCCAACCAAAGTCCTTTTACATAAGTGTGCTACCCACATGGGTTTTACATGTAGGGTGGAACAGGTCCAGGCAGATATTCTTTTTGGGAATCTTGAACAAACTGTACGCAGTGTCAAGTTGCAATTTCATAAAGGGTGATGACAAGCTTGATATTTGAGCAATGGGCAGTTAGATTAGCTCGTCAGGCAAAAGGGCTGTACATCTTCCGGAACTCCTCTTTCCAGGGAGTACGAAGATAATTAGGTATCATCTACATGTAAACCAAAACGTGCGGGCGAGAACGATAACCCTTTAAACATACACTCCTGACAAGTTTGGAGTATTTGATATATATGATCAATGACGACACCTTCGTTTTTGGAGAGAGGTTCCCGAAAAATCACATAAGCGTGAAACTTAGAAGGAGGTTAGAAGTGAAGAAGAATCTACTTTGTGCTGCAGCGGCAATTATGTCGCTTTTCGTGTTCTCGTCGTGCACAAACGACAATCCGGTGGCTGCAGCTGACCCCAGTGGCACAATAACCACCAATATCAATTATTATGCAAATCCAACGCCCATTACATTGTACCAGGGTCTAGCAGACGATGGTCCTTATCAGGGTGGTTGGGGAGTACAATGTCCTTATCTCATGATAGTAGCAGGAATGAATGTCTCGTTGAATTTTGTGTTCAATGTTGGCATAAATGGGGTTCTCGATTTTTCAACCAATCAAGGTACTACCTGGTATAGTGGTGGAACTGAGGTGGCGGACGTTGGAAAAGTAAATGGTTTAGGTGATGTTACTACTAAACCAACATCTGGTTGGGCGTCTACTTGCGCCATTCAAGTAGGACACGGCTACGTTATTAGATTTAAGAAATCCAAAAATTATGCAACAGCTAACCTGCCATATTTGTATGCTCGAATATATGTTGTGGAATGGGTGGAGGATGTGTCGAATGAGATTATCGGGGCCAAAATGAAATATCAGGTTCCGTTTTAGAGAGAATTTTTCTCTTGGCTCTGGAAGTTTGTCCGGTATGGAGAGAAAGGGATGAAGAGTCGAGGAAAAGAAAGCCGGTAACTGCGCACTTTTGAAATGGAGACGGGCGCGTATCTCTTTGCGGCGGCGAATAACTATCCTGAGCCTACTACCAGCGTCTGGATACGACCTCTGTTGCAAATGATTACTTCTATCCAAAATGGATTAGCAGGGGAGCCTCAACTTTTTTCGCTTGGGCAAAACTACCCGAATCCATTTAACCCAAACACCGTGATCAACTATCAATTAGTAGAAAACAGCTTTGTGAGGTTGAAGGTTTACGATATTCTGGGCAGAGAAGTCAAATCACTTGTCAACGAACGTCAAACCGCAGGGAGTCACAACGTGACATTCAGCGCGAGCAATCTTCCCAGCGGAGTCTACTTCTACAGGCTTTCCGCAGGATCCTCCGAAGGAGTCCTTCGTGACCTTACGGGACAAGCAGGAACCTTCACACAAGCCAAGAAGATGATCTTGACAAAGTAACCTTAGTTTGATTGACGATTGTAGGAGTTGAGGAGGCGGATCGCAAGGTCCGCCTTTGTTTTGGAAAGCTAGTAGAGGCCCGAACAACTCAACCCAGAACCCCATTTCGCTTCATAAAATCTGCAACGAATTTTGTCCCAAAGATATTTGTGTACGATCGTTGACAGATGCTTGACCGCGTGTGCACTTTCGAGGGCTCCGATATTGGATGGATTCGCATTCGGATCAAATATATCCACGCTCGTTTGATTTTAGAGAATAGAAGGACAATCGTACAATTAACCTTTCCGTTCTGTAGGGTACTGTCGAATTCAGAGTGACACTGCAAGCGTTCTCTACGAATTGACGTGCCCCCAAAGTAATCGAGTGTATTATTAGTGCGAACGTCGGATCACTGACTTCATGTTGGTACATCATTCAGGGGCTGTTCGTGCCGGATATTCCGAAACCTACACGGGGTGGTTACCTCTTTGTATCGCTGTCCGCATTTAGGTGGAGTTGGGTATCGCTTTTGTGGCAGTTTCTTCATCTTTTCTCGGCGCGGGTATTGAAGCATATATTCCAGAAATGTTCGGCGAAGAATGATCTGAAAGACCAAAAGGTCATTTAGTTGATGTGACATGCCGAATTAGTTCTTTAAGCTGTCCTGTCGATCCAAAGAGCGGCGTGCAAAATCCCTCTTAGCTAGGGCCGCGGGTGGATTGGTTTATTAGATTCTGGAATGACATTTGGAACAGGTCAACCCCAGGCAACATAAACGTTGGTGGAATTATCTGACAGGTGTCTATCGGATGATATTCAGGTGAAAATGGTGCGAAGATCGCGGACTTACAGTGTGTTCATAAAAGAATCAAAGGAGTGCGGACGCCATCAAGACGAGTAAACGTGCATTGCTAGTGACGCTTAGACTATCTATCGGAGAATTGTTTAAGCGAGAAGGCCAATTATGAGGAGGAGGCATGATTAGAAGGATTTTCGTTTTTGCATCTCTCCTGGTTATCTTGACTCTCTGTATCTCCTGCCAACAAACGGCATATGGACAAATCAGGACGCCGGAGAAGTATTCGCTTTTGACGGCAGGTTCCGATCAGGAGATAACTTGGAACACACAAGGGGATTCGGCCAGTATTATACTCCTGCAATTCTCGACAGATGGGGGAGCCAACTGGGACTATATCGGCACCTCCGGAGTGTTAGCAGGTACGTATAACTGGGTCATTCCTGTCACAATCAATTCATGGGACTGTATGATCAGGATGGAGCAATACAATGGTAGCCGTTATGAAACAATTGCGTCGACTGGGATCTTCTCAATTAATGCCCTGGATCCAAGTGCTTATGCTCAAGGGGTTTTCTCCCACCATCCGATAATTCATCGCAGTGACATCGTCAGAAGCCACACCCCGAATGGCTGGGGACGAAAGTAGCCTATTGAACAGGGTGTACCAAAAAGCCGAGATAACATCCCTCCACGACACGTGGAAAGCTATTGGTTTCAATCAGAGAGCACGAGTCGTCCGTAACCGTAATAAATAGCAGACCCACACCGACCTTACAGTGACGTCCTGATAAACGCACACCTCAATGAAGTGCGCGCTTTACTACCTTCACATTTGTACTCGAATCGGGGAGAGCTCAACGGGCGGTCGCCTTTCAATTGAAATCCGGGCGACTTCCTGCAAGTACTTAGGGCTGAAGAGTGGTAAGTCCGCGCCTTACAGACAATAATACTCTGACTCGATTTGAATGGTTCTCCATTGTTCACTTTCTTTTGTCATCTTGAGACCCGACGATTCGCAGTCGGGTCGAAAGATCTGGAGCTCCTCAAGGCCAATCAGACTCCATGGCAGGGCATCATAAAGATTGGTACGAGGTACAAGACTCATTCCTTACTTTAGTGCCGTTAGGCACGACCTATTTGTAAACCGCGATAAAAAATCTAATTACAGCTCCGTTAGGAGCGACCTGTAACGAACCACAATCGTTCCGCGACGCTTATCGAACCCTCTTTTCGCGGTAGTATCTCAGTTTATAATCCATTGTCATGCTCCGATCCAAAGGATTCCGTTGGAAAGGAGTCCTTCGGACTGAACTTGTCCCGCCATGCGCCTACGCACCAGAGCGCTTCCGCCTGCACTTCGTTCCGGCGGACGGGCCGGCGCGTAGACGTGTCTCCCGCGTTTTAATTTAACCACAGAGACACAGAGGCACGGAGATTGTACGGAGCTTTAATCAATATTCTTCCCTCCGGTGTCTCAGTGTCTCTTGAGGCTTAACCACAGAGGCAGAGAGGACCCAGAGAATGCACGAAGCTTTGATCATTATTTCTCCCTCTGTGTCTCCGTGCCTCTCGTGGTTTAATTTAAACCTCGCCTCCCTTCTTGTAACAACCCTTCCAGACTTTTACATTACGAAAGAATTTCAAAAGGAGGCTTTGCATGTTCATCTTCTACGCAATCATTGTCTATAGGCATAGCAGGCCTATCATGATTTGCCATGTGTTCAGCCACTCCTGATTTGCAATTGTATCGGCCACTCGATAAAATTCAAAGGTTTTTGATCTAAGGGCGATCCACACAACTTAAGAGGAATTGGGCACTCTGTAGATGACTCGAACGAAGAGAGTGATGTGCAGTAATGAGCTCGCTCTTATCAACGATACTAAGAAATTACTCCAATCGATACTCTCCGGCAAACAATTCGAAGTTGAGTTGAACTCCCTCGTCCATCTCTGCCATTCGCTGGCGATCCCTTATGTTGCAAAGCGGCTGAACAAGGACTCGATACTCAGGGGAACACTCGGCCTCGATGTTTCCGACTTCGCGTACGATTGCATCGCCGACCTCTTCGCGTTTTCGGGAAGCGGACAGTTCCCGCATTTCCATGCATACTTCGCCGCGTTTCCTCTCGCATCCTTGAGCGACGCGGAGGCTGTTTCTCATTTGAGGCGGCTTGTCTTCTCTCATGCGAACCAGGGAATATTTCGTCTCTATAATCAGGTCGATCCGACATTAGGTAAGATCATAAGGAACGTAAAGCTCGCCCTGCAGGAATTCACGAGCCTCGAGTTGGTCGAGCAGTTCGGCGAGCAGCGCCTTGCTCCTTCGGGATGCGATCAACTCATTCAATTCCGTACTCTCGATGCTGTCGAGCTTGAGACGGGGCTCGGCAAGTATCTCCATGGCACGGAAAATATTCCGTTCATGCTCGGCAAGCTGGCGCTTTTTCTTCGGGAGCAGGAATACACTTCGCGCGTCGTTTCACTGACAATCGTGGCCATTGTGTTTCGATCTCTCTACAAACGTGCGGCTGATGTGGACCTGAACCAGGACATGGAGAAGGTGGAGACGGTAAGCGATGACTTGAATGGAGTCATTCGAAAAGCCGTAAAGAGCACAATGAAGAGAGCACAGAATACCTATGCTAGAAAGAAGAATATGGACGTTGGCCTGCTGGAAGTTTATTTCAGAGTGATAGAAAAAAGATTCGTGCTGATTCACTCAGGCGACGGCGTTGAGGTAGGACTGCGGGAATTGTTGAAGGAGCATTTCCCTGACATGTCCGCCGACGAGTATAAGAAGAAACATAGAAGCAGACTGGAATATCTCTCGAGGCTGACAGGACTCGAAGTTGGCAAAGAACTCAGGGAGATCTAGATTTTCAGCGACCTCAGAGACATGAAAGGACTATATAAATAGTGAAACATATCGAAGAACATGTTCTCGAGCTCCTTGTGCTGGGAGAGCCGTCTGCGGTAAAGCTGGAGAAGGAAATTCGAGCACACCTCGATGAGTGTTTGGGGTGCAGAGCAATTTACTCCGAAATACACGCCTACTACGATGATGTGAAGCGAGAATATGCGAAGTCGAATGAACCGCACAAATCGACGGCGAGCGCGATTGTTCCGAGGAAGAGGGAGGTGGAACCGTATCTCGAACCCGTTCACACGTCAGATGTAGTGTTAAGCGAAGTGACGGTGCCGACGATTTGGCGAAGAGTCGGAAATTTTACAAGAAGTCACCCAGCTGTAAGTTTTTTCTTTGGGGTTATGCTTATTACCCTGTTGGTCATCGGTGTTAGGTCCTTTATAAAAGTGTCTGAAAATCCGTCCTACTTCTATTACAACACAAAGACGAATGATGTAGATATATACAGCAGTGACGACAAACTGCTATGGTCTATACCTGCGTATGATGCTGCTATCTATAAGTACAATGACGCCAGCCTTGACCTTCATCAAACGATTTTAGCAGATCTTAATGGCGACGGAAAGAACGAAGTCATTACCACTGCACAACCCCGCAACGGCCAGAAGCCAAGTCATATGAGAATGTATGATTGGAAGGGTAATCTTCTTCAATCGTTCATATTCAAAGTCCGAAATGTCACGTTCAGGGGTGAACATTACTATTCCCCTTTTGAGCCGGACAAGTTACTGTCGATCAGGATGCCTGACGGCATTAACAATCTGTTCGTTTACGCAACCGGCGGCCGATCTCCTTCCTTTCTGGCGCGACTCGATTATAATCTGAACGTCATCGGAAAATACTGGCACTACGGCAATTTCACGCCGTTTTCTATTGACGTAAAGCATCATGGAACCCAGGAGATCGCAATTACCGGGACAGACGATTTGCATGATATGAGCGGGGGTAAGTTTAATTTCCTGGCAATCTTGGACCCTTCGAAGATAATCGGGGATAAGGAATGTCTGGAGACTCCTGGATTCGGATTTGAACCTTCAGAAGCGGAGCTGTACTACATCAGGTTTCCTAAGTCGGACATAGAAACATCACAAGCGGTAGGTGGCAGATCATATGTCATGAGGCAAACCGGCGATAGTCTTATTCATGTCAAAGTCCAATCAGTTCCGGACGATGCCCTTTCCGGGTCATGGGGATTTGAATTCCTCTTTTACGAGGGGGACATGAGCGTCAGGGATGTGAAGTTCGCGAGCCCCACTCCCGAGACTTTTGAGACGCTCAAGAAAGAGGGGAAGGTTCGTGGAGTGTTTGGCATGCACTACCTTCAAGCATTGAAAAAAGGCGTCGAGTACTGGAACGGCGCGAGATGGGTGCATGTACCTACGATGATACAAAGGGGACCGTTCGCCGCTAATTAAAGATAATCTCTCCCGAGCGGTTTCAAATTCCCACTTTTCAGAGAGTCCTGCCATTGAATCCCGATAGCACCGGCTAGCTTCCACTCCTTAACGTTTACCATTTTCAGCAGGGTGGTTTATCTGCAATGACAAGAAGTAAGAATAAGACTCGGGTTGGTTTCACTCAGACGTTGCAGACTATGGACGACTATAAATTCCGTTGTAGCCGATGTGGATCGGGGATCCAACATGCGGACGATCCCATCGTCATCGTTGCACTTAATGAATTGTACAAGAATGCCGAATTTGCGATTTGCCGTGACTGCATGACTCAGGAAGAAAAGGAAAGGGCGCTGGATGTCATCGTGCAAAAACTGGTCGATTACTACGCCTCCCAAGGAATGGAGGCGTCAATAAGAATTGGCCAAGGCGGGCGCCAGCGGTCGAACCAATTGTGAGTACTTGCGACAACTAAACGCTGGTAGCTTCCGCCCATTCATCCATCGGCATGATCGGAAATCCAAACGCAGCTTATCTCTTCAATGGGAGTACAGATTACATTCTGGTTAATAAATCGAGCACTTTTCCTGATAATGCTATCACGATTACCTTCTGGTTCGACAGAGAAGGAATTATCCCGACAGGATTATAGAATTATGTTTCAAAAGAGGACGCGTTTCAATCTTACCTTTATTCAGACTCTACGATAAGCACGGGTGTTTACCTTGGTTCACCGGGTGCCTAGGAAATTCTAAATTGAGGTGGTAAAAATCATTTGAGAAATTTTCAGCAGAGTACTTCCTTTGTTAGGAATAGTGTGTAATGATCTGCAGCAATGTAAAACTAAGGGAGGATTCCGTGAAAAGATTGACAGCAGTTGTTCGGTACCTGACCGCCATAACACTACTTTCATCTCTCGAAACTCTGGCACAACAGACATTCAATGTTGCTGACTACGTGGGTTATGCGGACGTTTATGTTGCGGACTCGACAGATAACTGGTCTCATCTGCTTCGTAGGTTGCAGCAAGACAATGACAATGGGTGGACTGATGGCGCTACATCTTGGTCGAGATTTGAAACATGGAGAAGCCAGGCTGCAAGCGGAGGTACAATGGAACAATTTGTAATAGATGCTCCAACTTCCGATTACGACATAGCCACGGTGGGAGATTTCACCGTTTACGGTCTCAGGACAATTCAAGGTTTCTTTGGTCTGAGAGATGGTAGATCCACGGATTATGCCGATGTAAGATTCGTAATACAAGTAGAGACAGATAGCCTTCATTATGTCACTCTTATTGATAGTACCGTTACTGCTGATGAGCCTGCTGGATGGAGAGCATTTAGCATGGACGTTTCTTCGTACCACTTTGGGAAAGTAAAGCTGAGATTTATTACTGATCCGAATGGCGTCACGTGGGAGGATTGGTCAGAATGGGCTGATGTCTCGGTGTCCGCTGATTCCGTAGTCTGGGGATCTATTGGAACAACTCGAAATGTAACATTCCAAGCTGATATGTCAAGACTTATTGCGGCCGGGTTCAATCCGTCGAATGATACAATAAGCGTGTGCGGAGGCTGGCCACCGTTAAGCTGGTCTAACAACATGCTCATGTCACAGGACTTGTCTAAGCCCAATATTTACAAGCTGACGGTTACGACACATCTCCCTATTGGAGCAAATTTACAGTACAAATTTCATGCGAGCCCGGAA
This DNA window, taken from Candidatus Kryptoniota bacterium, encodes the following:
- a CDS encoding protease inhibitor I42 family protein, which codes for MRYTLIVSVLLITFVGCNKSGNSLSPTEPKLDSTISGKTLAYSTNQRFLLELDLSADAGYQWDYSVSDSIVARIDSTNYRPKSGNWNQVGGLTVESFFFRTMKPGTCLVVMVEHRGWEPNVPPIDSLKFFISVQ
- a CDS encoding T9SS type A sorting domain-containing protein, whose product is MITSIQNGLAGEPQLFSLGQNYPNPFNPNTVINYQLVENSFVRLKVYDILGREVKSLVNERQTAGSHNVTFSASNLPSGVYFYRLSAGSSEGVLRDLTGQAGTFTQAKKMILTK
- a CDS encoding T9SS type A sorting domain-containing protein, which codes for MKRLTAVVRYLTAITLLSSLETLAQQTFNVADYVGYADVYVADSTDNWSHLLRRLQQDNDNGWTDGATSWSRFETWRSQAASGGTMEQFVIDAPTSDYDIATVGDFTVYGLRTIQGFFGLRDGRSTDYADVRFVIQVETDSLHYVTLIDSTVTADEPAGWRAFSMDVSSYHFGKVKLRFITDPNGVTWEDWSEWADVSVSADSVVWGSIGTTRNVTFQADMSRLIAAGFNPSNDTISVCGGWPPLSWSNNMLMSQDLSKPNIYKLTVTTHLPIGANLQYKFHASPEGLFISYGWDTLSNNRYLIFPDYDTTLAAVDPAIWFLAETPLSVSATNFRAVSSDGSVVLSWQTQSEINNLGFNIFRKDSQTGTSSLIAGYISNKSLQGLGTSTTGRSYFYSDGHVASGHTYEYTVESVASDGTKKDYPAIQVTVNVPKVYALYQNYPNPFNPTTTISYDLPKASHVTITLYDMLGREVTTIVDAQKDAGSYLAVFGGSRFSSGVYFYKISAGPFTQIRKMVLMK